Genomic window (Rhododendron vialii isolate Sample 1 chromosome 4a, ASM3025357v1):
AGTTTTGAAATTGAAGCATACAAACTATATAATTTGGGTTGGGTTAAGGGTGGTCTTATTATATCCTCTTAGCAAATAAGAGAAAgtgttttgttcaccctcttttatgGAGGGTGAACAAATTGGTGCTCGAGGCGAAGTAGACCAAGTCTCAGTTAGTCTGTTGATGCTTTAGCTTTGCTACGTGGTATGAGGAATTAAGAAAGTAGCGTCTTCACTAATACATGTAGGGTGTTGGTGAGATGGTAAGCTCTAGCTTAATTGATCCTAACAAAGTGAGAGacgctttttttttgtttttttttttttgtagcatTTGGATATATCTAACTGTATTCATACTGATAGTACAATTTTCTTAAATATATTCCTGTGATTTTATTGTATTACAGAACTTGTATTTTCCAGTAACGTCTTTTTTCTTTGgtaagtaaaaaagaaaagaagataaattTGACTTTCACCAAACAAAAACCTATTAACTTCACATAACCATTGATGATGCTCATACAATGGACTTGTGCTGATGAGAGAGCAAACCATGAAAAGCATAAATTATTTTATGGGAAATGATATAattgccactcctttttttgttaacgtcactcccctgcaagtgtatttttcaccaaaaatacacttgcaggagagtggtgttaacaaaaaaggaagtggcaaAATTAGGAGCATATTTTATTTGGCACTTAGCTTACTTGCAAATCAAACGTAAAATGGTACGCCTGTGATGTTGCGCGCATCATCTCTCACCATATATAGGTGTTCATTAATTCCCAGGAGTTCATAAATGAATACAATAAAACCTCTCAAAGATTATATCATGATGTGTCAAGGGGAGAGAAGGCTTGGAGAAGGCTTGGTGACTTCAGTGATATTATAAAATCAATTGGGGAAAGGGTGGGATGTGTGAGAATAGAGAGAGGGATGAGGGACATCCATgattttccttaaaaaatatGGAGGTGTTTGATCTTACAACGAATCGGAGAAATCCACATGGTCAAATTTCCAGGAATCTAATCTAATATTCATAGTAGGATTGATAGATTTCTTTTGTCTAGTGGATGGTTGGATAAATTCAAGGTAGTCCAATGGGGGTTGCATGCACAGGCCAATATCTGACCATTGCCCAGTGATGCTAGCTGATGATTCTAGGGACTGAAGAAAGCCTTTTAAGTTTATGGACTTCTGGCTCTCCAAATATTATTTCTTCCAGTTACTACACTATTTTTTGAAGAGACTGTTAGTAGGCCTAAGTTGGGAGGTCAGTTGCCTAGCTAGATCTTTGTCTACCGAACAAGCTGCGTTTTGGAAGCAGCATTTACAGAAGAACTCAGTGCAATAATGGAGGACTTTGGCAGCCGTAACGCTAGTTGATCTGGATCTAACATTTCGCAAAACGGAGATAAAATATAAGGCCCGCCCCTCCCAACACTCAATGTAACATCGGGGGATGACTCGTTTTCTACTTCCATGTGATCGGAGCTCCAACGGACTATTCAGAACTGTAAAAGAGAACGAAATCAAGAATGCAGTATATGGCTCGTTCTGCTTTTGTACATAGTGCTTCATATTCCCTTTCAGAGGATGGGCAATAGACATGATATGAATGATTTATCCACCTTCATCTGGTGAGCATAAATTTATCATTTATCCTGGTGCCACTGATAACTCCAATTTTTCTATTaacaaaagagaaaggaaacaaaacCCATAGACTACATTAATCCAGCCCTGTAATAATCAAACACTTCTACATTAGTACTACTCAAAACTTAATTAACCCATACATCTTTCCCTTACCTTCACAGGCAACCCCCCTTTCATCCGAAGAGTCAAAGACAACAAATGCTCTGGACTCGTCTCCTTGTCACCCTGTACATCGAACTCAAACCTCTCCATCACCGACGCTGCAATTGACTTCATCTGATTATACGCCATGTCCTTCCCCAGACACATCCTCGGACCCGCGTGGAAAACCGGAAACCGAAACGGGCTCTCTTGCCTGCAAAATCCGGTCCCGTTTTCCAACCACCGGTCTGGCTTATACTCACAACAATCACTCCCCCAAATACTCTCCATTCTCCCCATTGCGTACGTATGGTACGTCACGAACCAATCCTTCAACACGAAAGTCCCGTCCGGCATGACGTCATCGTCCAGGCAAGCCTTTGTGTCGATAGGCACCGGCGGATAAAGCCGCATCGCCTCCGATATCGACGCATGGAGATAATGCATCTCTCGTAGCTCGTCGAAGCTGTACGTATCGCCGATACATTTCGCATTGCGGTTTCTAATCGTTTTGAGCTCGTTGAGGATTTTCTTCTCCACTTCTGGGTTGGAAGCTAGTACCCAAAAGAACCAGGTGAGAGCAGACGACGTTGTGTCGCGCCCGGCTAGAATGAAGCTTATGACGACATCTCGGAGGAGCTCCGTCGACATCTTGTCTGTCCCGATAAACCGGGAGAGCAAATCTTCGTCTTTGTTTTCGGATTTCTCTTCCATTCTCGACTTGATGATTTTATCTGCGAATTCGTGAACTGTTGCTATTGATTTCATGAGTTTGTGCTCTGAACCCATGTTGAAATACTTCTTGATTTTGTACAATTGGTGGAATGCGTACATGAACCTGTGAAGGGTATTAGAGAATGAATGAATTAACAATCAAATAGCATCGATCACAAATACAAAATAGGAACCAAGATACACAAATCATGGAACTCAAGGGACCGCTAAAATTTCCACTATTTGGGAAGAAGAGTTGAAGAAACTAGCAATTTAATAAAGAAACTAGCAACTTCTTGTGCTCTCAATTTGGGTTTAGTACCGAGCTTAAGAacataatctgaaccgttcgcATTGTAGACCTTGATGCGTGCAACAACTCTATTAGAAATCAAGACAGTCCGACATCGGTAATTGAGCAACAAATCATGTGTTTTTATCCAACAAATGAACAAATATAATTTACAAAATATACAGGCATGATTACTTGATTCGGTAATGAAGATACTGACTCTCGATCGACTTaatattgaacagttcaaaattttgtttttggctcTAATTGTTGAACAGTTTAAATTGTGAGTTCAGGACGAGGTCGGAATTGAGAGCACAGTCGAGCCACTGTCTTTGAAGATATGCAAAATGAAGGGAAGACTGGAGTATAGAATTGATAGGCCCAAATTGGTTCTTGAGCAGGACTTGACTGAACTGACCTTCCCTACTCGGGAAATCCTAGGTCTGCTCAGCAGCTCCGAGAGCAGACAAACATCAATTCCATCCTGCTCTGCTTGGCAACTCCAGGCTCTGAGAGCAGATAGACATCAATTTCATCCTGCTCTACTCGACAGTTCCGCACTCCCTGAGCAGATGGACATTGATCTCGTTTTGCCTAACTCAAATACATGATAGAAACAGATTCACATGAAATCCGGAATGACCGGTTTCTCCTCTCCGGAGTTTGAAACTCAATACTTTGATACTATCCCTAAACGTTTCAACGTGAGAGTTACTGTTCCCTCAGGAGAGTTCGAATTCAAATACAAATGGCCGCTCCAAGCGGTTGAAGGAGTCCCCAGTATATCCTATCCCACTTTTCTCCAAAAACCTCACCAGTTTTTTAAATGCTCAGCCTTACCGGTCGCCTATAAATAGACAGACCCATCAACCAGAAGGAGGTAACACATTATCGACATCTGCCCAACTCTCTAAACATTTCcaacttaggcatcagagggaTGTTGGTCAACACCACACCGGTGTCAAGCACTCTGTTTTGTAGGTCATCGACCAGACTCGCCAGAACACGACTCATAAAGACACATTTAAGAAACAATGGGAATGATCAGTAACCCTATccaaactaacaaatacaggACAACTTATTTTTAGACGTATTTCCGGAGGGACTTGTGTTGAATTAGTAGCTAGCGAAGTCTTAAATCTATAAGTGGATGTTCTCCGACTCAAACCTCACAACAACCTAATAGGATGACATGCTTGAGTTTTTTGACAAGTGAACTATTACCCAAAGGCCAAAAGGTACGTGCTTTAATTTTTATATGGTcgtttttaaaataatgtaaGAGCCCGGGGGAAAGCAGGAGGATAATTTTATCTTCAAATCTTAAATTCAATAAATTTAATGTCACTAATCAAGTTTTCAAAGATAATAAAATTATTAGATCATATTATCACTGAACTGATATTTTTTCCTAGGCAGAAACTAACGGAATATAACGGTAAAGTAAGGGACGTTGACACTTGATCAAAAGTGTAAGGGCTTTATGGGGGGATGGGGGGACATTGGCACTTGATCGAAGGTGTGAGAGCTTTACGGGTGAAATTAAAAGTGTAAGGGCAAAATGATACTAAGTGCAAAGTGTACTTTACCCCCAACTTACTTATTTATTATGACTGATTTTAGCTaattaattacaaaaaaaaaagagtataaattACAAATCATATGAAGTTAATTAGAAAGAACTTCGACTAAAATGTGTACCATATGATTCTATCTCCCACCTTCATTTAAAGCAACATAAATCAGACAGAATAAATTATAAAGATATTAATACTGCAAATAAattttaatctatttttttttttgaaagagaataaaattTAATCTCGGAAAACATAATCTCAAACCTTCCAGAGCTGAGCGTGGCCGCCTCCTCAAACGCCCTCATGAACTCACCGCCAGCAGTACCATCACCGCCAAGACACCCCGGGTCCACATTGAACGCCACCTTACATATATTATCAAACGCGAACCGCTCCAACACGTCCTGCACGTCCAGGACCCGGCCCGATTCTGCCGCCTTTTCCAAAATCGGAACCAACCGGGTCCGTATCTCGACCGTGGCGGTGTCGATGACGAAGTTCCGGAGGGACTTGGTGTTGAACTCGTAGCTGGCGGTCTTGCGCTGGACCCGCCAGAGGTCTCCGTCGGAGTTGAAGATGCCGCGGCCGAGGAAGTCTTCCAGGAGGGAAATGAACTTGGTGCCTTTCGGGTAGTTCTCGAAGTTGGTCTTGAGGACGTGTTCCACGTTGGCCGGGTTCGCCGTTATAATGCCGTGGACTTTGCCGGGGCGGCGGAAGACGGCGGTGTTGGAGGGCGTGGCGGAGAGGACCCCGGTGGTCCAGTCGAGGAAGCGGTGGCGGTTTTTGAGGAATTCGGGTAGGGTGCCGAGTAGCGGGTAGGATTTGAAGCCGGTGATTTTGGGTTGGTTGGGGTTTGGGCGGAGGAAGAGGAGGTAGacggagagggagaggagggagaggaagaggagggagaataGGTCCATGGGGCTGGGGtttgtgagagggagagagagagagagagaggggtttatAAACTTATAATAAGAGATGACGTGAGTGGTGGATATCTTCCGcttgaccaaaacaaaaaaaaacgaagtgagtggtggaggaggaggctgtCTATTTAAAATGGATATTAATCTTGGGAGAAAGTTTTGCACTATAACAATAGGGGTACTATTCGCAGTTTcgtattttctcttttaatctattacatttcggtaaatagttgttgaaaattatacataatATTTCgataaataactgttgaaaacaaaattatatttcggaaaatacatgtcgaaaatatgttcaaccttcggtaaacaactgtcaaacatacattttcggtaaatagctattgaaaaaaatattatatttcggtaattgtatgctaaAAATGTATcttaatttcggtaactaactgtcaagtataattgaaaatttttaacaggttaagggagaaaatacgggactGCGAATAGTTGGCCCCATAAAAATGGACACAGTATATATTCTCCTTataaaatgaataaataaaataaattacttatttagAAGTCTTGGAGAGAAAGTTTTGTAGGAAGGTATTGCCGAACAGATAAAACAAtagccgaacacgtggtacgaaGAATCACGGAATAAATACGATAAAAAACATCATGAGCGGTGATCAGCGATATAAacaaatggcatgagaagtcgTTGGTCCAAGCTATTTGTTCGGCAGAAAGGGACATGAGGTGACCAATCCAAGTGGTCTGTTCAGCAAacaccatgagagagagagggggagagagagaaggggttaTAAACTTATAATAAGAGATGAAGTGAGTGGTGCATATTTttcgcttgaccaaaaaaaaaaaaaaaaacgaagtgagtggtggaggaggaggctgtCTATTTAAAATGGATATTAATCTTTGAGAGAAAGTTTTGCACTATAAAAATgagggcgactattcgcagttCCGTATGTTCTCCCTTAACCCACTACacttcggtaaatagttgttaaaaattatacataacatttcgataaatagttgttgaaaacaagattatatttcggtaactacatgtcgaaaataacTCACCGCCTCCTCAAACGCCCTcatgaaaaatttctccccgAAGTGACTTGCCTTTTCCATTCCTGAGTACTCTTCTGGACCAAAGAATTAGAACGTGTTCGATTCCGGGGATTGGGGATGGGATTGGACTAATAACGGAGTTACAGGGGGCTAATAGAGCCATCGCACACTTCAGCCCCGTtccaaaaatctttttaaaaaataagtacttattttggaacttctcaaagaaaaataagaagggtcattccacaaaacccaaataaaaagttcatttcatattttcaaactcaaaaatattgtaaatgaaaaaaataatttaattttttttgcaccgtattaaaaatctcaatgagatctatcaaacaagattcgtattgataagaaaattatttttgcaagcacatcatttttgagcttgaaattgactTCTTAAAAATTAAGGAGTCGTGCTATGAGTAATGGGCACCAaagaggaaaatcgtaccgacggccgcaccgggcagtctccggccaccgaacagccgatccgagctgtccaaaaattctaaaaacaaaaatgagggGGCCTCAGTGGTtataaatggcatccgaggtgtgtagggtgcttgatccgagcactcctttttcgtgtgaaatcatatacacgaaaaagaggtgctcggatcaagcatcctacacacctcgtatgccgttgattcccatgTTGGCCccttcgatttttttttttgataatttttggacgactcggatcggctgtccggtggccggagacggcccggcgcgactgtcggtacgatttccctccccagCGCCCATTGGTACTTAtacaaattctgaaaaaataagtaccttatttttatttttgtggaacaagccttattattgaacaaaaatttAGTTCTTATtcggtttctggaacggggccttactatttttgaaaaatctattactagattgaaaaaaaatttatcatcaaATTACATAGCTCCGTCCTCCTccattatttttgtttaaaaaaaaacataacagtAACAATTATAATATATATTTGAGGTACGAAACAACTTTGTAGTTCCTCATCACTTTTTAAATATCCTGTTTCgtaattttaaattattaaggAGACATCATGATTATACATTTTAGCATCAAGTTTTACCTCTACTTTTACCAAGTAACTCTTTattctttaatttttcaaaagaaaaaaatgataattgTACAAATTTTTACTTATTAACATTTTTTATAGGACAGACCAAAATGGATTACTGGACTCTTATTTAAAGAAACTAGGTACATCGCGACGTGCAAAGCATGTCTGTCATGCtcgttgaataattgaatagtgTTGGATAATATAAACTGCTAACAAGAGGAAGAGACCTTCACATTTTAAGACAACCAATGAGTGACCCTTAAATCTACAACTCTAACTAAGCTGATTAGAACTGGAAAATGTCTTTGAACCGTAGACaagttttcaacaaaaaaaaaaaaacaatttcactTGAGCAATTGAAGAGGGGTACAAAGAAAAATTTCACTGTAGATGCTTCACATGTCTACTGTTGAGGTCGCTGCCATCTAGGAAAGCCTTATTGCAATGGTTGCTGCCAATTGCGGAGTGCTTGCTGATCCTAGCAATGTACTGCAGGAGTTTAGTCAGGATAGAGGAACAACTTTCCTTCAAGTATTCAAACCCCTCCATCTGCATCACagctgaaaaaaaaacaaaaggaggaaCATGGTTCACCAGATCAGTCACACTCACAAGGTTTCTAAAACATTTCCAGGGGAAAAAAAGTTTAACGTGATCATTCCGGTCCATTCATTAACTAAAGATGAAAGCATGGAGAATTGACCATTAACTAAAGATCGTTTGTATGAACCGGTGCAGACACACTTTCCCCGTCATATTAACCAGAAAGACTTGATTGTCAACCAGTTAAAAAGAACTACAAGGTCATAGAAAGCACaatcaaattaaaaagaaatcaatATTTATCTTGATTTGGACCCTAATCAGTCCTAAAACAGGGTTGGACCACAAACTACTTATGTTGTCCAACACATCAAGATGGTCTATATGCTCTAACAGCTAATTTTGGTCCTGGAAATAGGTTTTGTACTGAACCAGCTAGCTCATAATCaaataccaaacaaaacaaggaGAAAATTGGGAAACTAACCTGAAAAAGTTCAGCGCAGCCATGATACGCTGAGGTATCTCTCACAAGGCCAAGACTGAAAGCAAGATAAGGTTGGACTAAAACTCGTAACCTGTAATGGAAAAGttaatttcaaatcaatcatTGGGCTATGAAACATTATGACATATCCCTGTTCTTGCATGTTTTGTGCACTTATGAAACATCTACTTCTACAACACTTTTTATCATCAAAAACTGCCCGAAGGGCCTTCTTTCTACAAATTGTTAGTGAATAAAGAACCTCTGATCGAGCCATAACAGATTACCCTTATTCATTTTTATCCTTCAGTCTATTTGAAAACTTGGGTGCATAGTAGTTCATGAATGCTTAATCATGAGTAGAGTTTTGAAACATTTGGCGTTAGTGTCCTAACAGAGGAATACAGATGATTGAAGTGAACCAACAAATAGCATAGAGCATGTGAAAACAATACTATTATTTTTGCAGTGAAATCCAAATCCTTCACATGGACATGATCCAAATCATCCAATGTTCAAAAAAGCCTATCGTGGTTTCTCTCAATACCTAGTTCGATGTGCTCTAGATCTATAACCTAGATCATTTCATCACCGGTTTATCTCACATTTAAAATGCAAATAAACATGTGAACCGGAGCAAATTGGAAGAAATTTAGGAAATTTTCTTACCAAATATAAAAGCAGTTCGAAACATGGACCACTCTTGCAGGCTGTTCCGGAACAAAATGGTATTCTCATTGATGCATTCTCAATCCACAACCTCATTCTTAGCAACCTCCTCGTCACTCAAAGGCTTCAATCTaaccaacacaaaaatcttctccTCACCATCACCACTTCTCACTTCCCCTTGCATCTTCTCCAACACCGAGAAGAgcgcttttcaaaaaaaaaaaaactgcccgAAGTGTTTCATAGAAAACACTTCGGATATGTCATAATGTACTCTGTGAATCAGAAAATGAATTTACGAACTTACTTTGATATTTCCATGGAACACTGAACATTGAACGATACTCCTTCATTCTAGCTAACACAAGGCTGCAATTAATAGATAGGAAGAGATTAACAAAAACTCGTTTATAAAATGGCAAAACACATAGCTATTTTAATCCAGTTGAAATATCATACCAGCCTTCTAAGCAACTATCAATCTAACGGGTAAGGCTCAAGTAGCAAACTTTGCACAACTTTATTCAAGATTGTCTGTAGTTCCTCCTACCTTAATCAAAATAGAGGTGTGCAATCAGCAATCAGTAAGgcacaaaatacaaatcaatGGGATTGTGGGAAATTGAGGATAGCCCATGTAAACTCTATCATTGAGCCAGCTGAGAATTTATGCATTTTGGTAAGTAACATTTAGATTGCACCCTCTGCAAAGAACTCCGGAAAACAACcagaaaaaatacaaagtttATTCAAAGACAAATTCCAAACGGAAAtcacagatatatatatacatgcaacCCAAAGAAATTAGCACTAACAAAGACATGCAAATCAGATATATAGAAACAAAATCACACATGCACGATAAATCACATACAAAAAATACATGGGAAACTAAAAATCGATGCTGCgaataataacaaaaagaaacagaatAAATTAGAGCTGTGGAAGATCAAACCTTGATCACAATAGTAGACTCCATATCCAGTGTTCCAGGTAAACCGTCAAAGAGATTTGTGCACTCCAACCGAACAAATAACcgaaacctaaaccctaaaatcaaCGAACGAGAAATAGTTCAATAATTAGGGATAAGAGAGACATGCGTGCTCAGGGCACAAAATCCAAAGCACCCAAAACGCAGAGAAGTCTGATCCCATTACAACACAGAGATGttcttttttctgaaaattttcctAATCTGAATCAAGTCAAAACCCCACATGCAACACACAAAACTTtctaattacaaaaaaaaaaaaaaaaatccacttaccccctaaaaaataaatcaatccaCACGAATTTTGGTAGTGAGATCGGGAGGCAGGGCCCAAACGACGGCGTTGTGCATTGTGGCACGCTTTTTGGCAGATCTCTTATGGGCTTTGAGGAGCACAGATCCCATCTTCATCGCTCGCTTGACCATATCGTTCTGGTCCGAATCACAAGGCCTGGACTCGAGTAGGCGGTCGAAGGAGAGGTCTAGATAGAGCGTCGATGTCGAATCGGCTAGACCTAGGAATAGTTCCAGGAGCCGGTCCTTTGATCCCGTTTGGAAATTGAAACACTGGGCCTCGCAGTAACGACGAGCGGATCAGATGGTGGTGAGCAGCAGGGGCGTTTGGCCGTGGATGggtagtggagagagagagagagagagagaggatggatGTGTTATGCGTGGTGGGGAGGAGATGATGTACGTGTGAGGTGCGGCGCCTCTTCGCGCCACGTGGGTAAGAGCCAAATTACAATTCTGGACAGTAGAGACAATTCACAAGGCCAACAATCGAGGGCCAAAATTGtccaaattggacaaaaattGTCAAGCGAAAATCACTCCAAACTTGATCTTCTTTAAGAGAGGTAGGACATGGAGTACTAAAATTGGTCTGAATGAGGTTTAATacaatcatttaaaaaaaaaaaaaaggataccGACAACAATTACTTCAAGTCattgactaaaataaaataaaagagtaaAGTAATTGGTTGTGGGGATTGGTGGTGGTGTGTAGTCgaatttgaagaagaagaaaaaaagggagagagaggaaaaggtaaaattgaaagttaaaaaaagagagctttattacatatttatttattactaaaaaagaaagtaaaaagtaaaacataaaataaaggttaaaaaaataatttcaaaattctaAAATGAGGGCTAAGGCTTTGGCGATTGGTTGtggggttgattggtggtgtggggttgaattttttgaaaaaaaaggaggagagagagagaggaaggtaaTATTTGAaagtaaatagtaaaaatagaattaaagtaatttttgataattagtaaggaaaaaaaagaactttattgcctatttatttactaataaaaaaagagtaaaaagtaatttttgatagtaaaaagaaaaaaaagaaaaagaaaagaggaaggtTACTGCATTCCATTAGCTCCATCCATtacaaattgacggaattggacggcgggGGCTTTATTGTTAACGAAATGGTaagtttggggtttttttttaattacttaaagtccaagtatttttttgtaaagttcCTAAAAGTTgacggatttttttttaaattttcccaTATGAATATCATATtcttaactctctttttttctcttcttattAAGTTTAAGAGATGTAGGAAAATGTGGATCCAGATTTTCTGTGAGGATTTTTCTGTGAGGATCTTATGAGGCTTTTGTTGTGACCTGTGAGCTTGACAACACACCAGTGAGAAGATCTAATGGTCCACATCAACCTTCTTTATTTCTaaagcaaaacggtgccgtTTTAGACAATAAAAATGTAACGGAGTAAATCACCGTTTCTTTTTccgttttcttcttccttttgtttcttcttccattttcttcttccgtGGTCTTCCTTTCTGAAGTGTAATGTGATTAGTAGGCTTGTTGTTTAGTGGTGTTTCCAGTTTCTGGGCTGTAAATTTGGGCAAGGACTAGTTCCTTTTATGGGTGTAGTTGGTTTGCTTTATAATATTTGagttcactaaaaaaaatattcatctcGACGAAAAAAAtcgaataagtaaaaaattatgtttgaaacacaatttttttttgaatgagaacAATTATAAATCAAAAGTACAaatgttttgagttttttcgtctttattaaaaaaattgagcttACATCGTGATTCTTTACATTTTTTATCCCTCATCGAAATGATCCAATAATCCACAAACATTCGACATGAAACTACCAAATGCATAAAAagattgaataaagaaaaaaagaaagaacatctAATTGACTTATTTATACATGCTAGACCTTGAGTTTTTATCCATACTAGGTGCACCACATGCTAGACCATGAGTTTTTATCCATACTAGGTGCACCACATGCTAGACCTTGAGTTTTTATCCATACTAGGTGCACCTTCGTGCATGGCACGAATGCATGTCCGTTGAAGGGAATAAATTTTGATATAGGCTAGATATGTCTTGTTTGTAATTTTAGAGTCGGACGCAATAGAAAAGTATGGAAATAGATAGGAAGATATATTACATAGATTGATCAAAATAGCGAAAGCATTAGATGATTTATATACGGACGACATAGTGTGTAATCTATTTACAGACGCTGAAGAAGCATAACACAGTAAAGCTTGAATGTCATGC
Coding sequences:
- the LOC131322253 gene encoding cytochrome P450 CYP94D108-like produces the protein MDLFSLLFLSLLSLSVYLLFLRPNPNQPKITGFKSYPLLGTLPEFLKNRHRFLDWTTGVLSATPSNTAVFRRPGKVHGIITANPANVEHVLKTNFENYPKGTKFISLLEDFLGRGIFNSDGDLWRVQRKTASYEFNTKSLRNFVIDTATVEIRTRLVPILEKAAESGRVLDVQDVLERFAFDNICKVAFNVDPGCLGGDGTAGGEFMRAFEEAATLSSGRFMYAFHQLYKIKKYFNMGSEHKLMKSIATVHEFADKIIKSRMEEKSENKDEDLLSRFIGTDKMSTELLRDVVISFILAGRDTTSSALTWFFWVLASNPEVEKKILNELKTIRNRNAKCIGDTYSFDELREMHYLHASISEAMRLYPPVPIDTKACLDDDVMPDGTFVLKDWFVTYHTYAMGRMESIWGSDCCEYKPDRWLENGTGFCRQESPFRFPVFHAGPRMCLGKDMAYNQMKSIAASVMERFEFDVQGDKETSPEHLLSLTLRMKGGLPVKVRERCMG